The Bemisia tabaci chromosome 5, PGI_BMITA_v3 genome includes a window with the following:
- the pins gene encoding G-protein-signaling modulator 2 isoform X1, translated as MSFSVSTENLPSEETEGQSHDVADGGNMCLELALEGERLCKAGDCRAGVAFFQAAIQAGTDDLRTLSAIYSQLGNAYFYLGDYAKAMQYHKHDLTLARTMGDKLGEAKSSGNLGNTLKVMGQYDEAMICCKRHLEISRELKDRLSEGRALYNLGNVYHAKGKHIGKMGQQDPGEYPEDVRVCLQSAIHYYEQNLELMQELNDTAAQGRACGNLGNTHYLLGNFQQAVCYHKQRLKIAREFGDKAAERRANSNLGNSYIFLGHFETAADHYKKTLALAQELGDRAIEAQACYSLGNTYTLLRNYEQAIEYHLRHLIIAQQLLDRVGEGRACWSLGNAHASLGNHEKALYFAKKHLEISKELGDNVGQVTAQMNVTDLRKILGMSDQELSPDSMELINTYQSSPAVHRYRVRRHSMDQLDLIKLTPDGKSNSNAHFKPNAKTDTGEEESFFELLSKFQSERMDDQRCSLAVSKTNKETEEYHSLPVTLSTAGNSENKENLNNNTAPTLSANTNGDVQDDLIDLIVGMQSKRMDEQRVALPHLPGLCPPGSKQHDSMPDDNFLDMLMRCQGARIEDQRSSLPQEEDGASLPPQLNQNNRGATVPDEDFFSLIMRLQSGRMEDQRASVPKPKK; from the exons ATGAGCTTTAGTGTCAGTACAGAGAATCTTCCCTCAGAAGAGACCGAAGGACAG AGTCATGATGTTGCTGACGGAGGAAACATGTGTTTGGAATTGGCGCTGGAGGGAGAGCGACTTTGCAAAGCCGGTGACTGTAGAGCAGGAGTTGCTTTTTTCCAAGCAGCAATTCAAGCTGGCACTGATGACCTCCGTACTTTAAGCGCCATTTACAGTCAGCTGGGGAACGCTTACTTTTACCTAGGAGATTACGCCAAAGCAATGCAATATCATAAACACGATCTCACTCTTGCAAG AACAATGGGAGATAAACTTGGTGAAGCAAAGTCAAGTGGGAACCTAGGCAATACTTTAAAAGTCATGGGTCAGTATGATGAAGCAATGATATGTTGCAAGCGCCACCTAGAAATATCTCGAGAATTAAAAGATCGG CTAAGTGAAGGTAGAGCCTTGTACAATTTAGGCAATGTCTATCATGCGAAAGGAAAACACATCGGCAAAATGGGCCAACAAGATCCTGGAGAATACCCAGAAGATGTTCGTGTCTGTCTCCAAAGCGCTATTCATTATTACGA GCAAAATCTGGAGCTCATGCAAGAGCTAAACGATACAGCTGCACAAGGACGTGCATGTGGAAATCTTGGGAATACTCATTATTTGCTGGGTAATTTTCAGCAAGCTGTCTGTTACCATAAACAA CGTTTAAAAATTGCCCGTGAATTTGGAGACAAAGCAGCTGAAAGACGGGCAAATAGCAATCTTGGAAATTCTTACATATTCCTAGGTCACTTTGAAACTGCTGCCGATCATTACAA GAAAACGCTTGCTCTAGCTCAGGAACTTGGTGATCGTGCAATCGAAGCTCAAGCCTGCTATAGTCTTGGCAATACTTATACTCTTCTTCGAAATTATGAACAGGCCATAGAATACCATCTGAGACATTTGATAATAGCCCAACAGTTATTAGACCGTGTTGGGGAAG gacGAGCATGTTGGAGTCTAGGAAACGCTCATGCATCTTTGGGGAACCATGAAAAAGCACTATATTTTGCTAAAAAGCATTTAGAAATTTCAAAAGAG TTAGGTGACAATGTTGGTCAAGTCACCGCACAAATGAATGTGACGGATTTGCGTAAAATATTGGGAATGTCCGACCAGGAACTGTCACCCGACAGCATGGAGCTGATAAACACCTATCAGTCATCACCAGCGGTACATCGATATAGGGTGAGACGTCACAGCATGGATCAGCTTGATCTAATCAAG ctGACTCCGGATGGCAAATCTAATTCCAACGCACATTTCAAACCGAATGCCAAG ACTGACACCGGGGAGGAAGAATCGTTCTTTGAACTTCTATCAAAATTCCAGTCTGAGAGAATGGACGATCAAAGGTGCTCTTTAGCTGTCTCGAAAACCAACAAAGAAACTGAAGAATACCATTCACTTCCGGTTACACTAAGTACAGCTGGCAACAGTgagaacaaagaaaatttgaacaatAACACTGCACCAACTTTGAGCGCAAACACCAATG GTGATGTTCAAGATGATCTGATTGATTTAATCGTGGGTATGCAGAGCAAGAGAATGGATGAGCAGCGTGTGGCTCTTCCGCACCTACCTGGCCTGTGTCCACCAGGATCGAAACAACATGATTCGATGCCAGATGACAACTTTTTGGACATGTTGATGCGGTGCCAAGGAGCGAGAATAGAGGATCAACGCAGCTCCTTGCCGCAGGAAGAGGATGGTGCCTCTCTACCACCCCAGCTCAACCAGAACAACCGAGGCGCCACCGTGCCGGATGAAGACTTCTTCTCACTCATCATGAGACTGCAGTCAGGAAGAATGGAAGATCAGCGAGCGTCAGTACCCAAGCCAAAAAAGTAA
- the pins gene encoding uncharacterized protein pins isoform X2, producing the protein MSFSVSTENLPSEETEGQSHDVADGGNMCLELALEGERLCKAGDCRAGVAFFQAAIQAGTDDLRTLSAIYSQLGNAYFYLGDYAKAMQYHKHDLTLARTMGDKLGEAKSSGNLGNTLKVMGQYDEAMICCKRHLEISRELKDRLSEGRALYNLGNVYHAKGKHIGKMGQQDPGEYPEDVRVCLQSAIHYYEQNLELMQELNDTAAQGRACGNLGNTHYLLGNFQQAVCYHKQRLKIAREFGDKAAERRANSNLGNSYIFLGHFETAADHYKKTLALAQELGDRAIEAQACYSLGNTYTLLRNYEQAIEYHLRHLIIAQQLLDRVGEGRACWSLGNAHASLGNHEKALYFAKKHLEISKELGDNVGQVTAQMNVTDLRKILGMSDQELSPDSMELINTYQSSPAVHRYRLTPDGKSNSNAHFKPNAKTDTGEEESFFELLSKFQSERMDDQRCSLAVSKTNKETEEYHSLPVTLSTAGNSENKENLNNNTAPTLSANTNGDVQDDLIDLIVGMQSKRMDEQRVALPHLPGLCPPGSKQHDSMPDDNFLDMLMRCQGARIEDQRSSLPQEEDGASLPPQLNQNNRGATVPDEDFFSLIMRLQSGRMEDQRASVPKPKK; encoded by the exons ATGAGCTTTAGTGTCAGTACAGAGAATCTTCCCTCAGAAGAGACCGAAGGACAG AGTCATGATGTTGCTGACGGAGGAAACATGTGTTTGGAATTGGCGCTGGAGGGAGAGCGACTTTGCAAAGCCGGTGACTGTAGAGCAGGAGTTGCTTTTTTCCAAGCAGCAATTCAAGCTGGCACTGATGACCTCCGTACTTTAAGCGCCATTTACAGTCAGCTGGGGAACGCTTACTTTTACCTAGGAGATTACGCCAAAGCAATGCAATATCATAAACACGATCTCACTCTTGCAAG AACAATGGGAGATAAACTTGGTGAAGCAAAGTCAAGTGGGAACCTAGGCAATACTTTAAAAGTCATGGGTCAGTATGATGAAGCAATGATATGTTGCAAGCGCCACCTAGAAATATCTCGAGAATTAAAAGATCGG CTAAGTGAAGGTAGAGCCTTGTACAATTTAGGCAATGTCTATCATGCGAAAGGAAAACACATCGGCAAAATGGGCCAACAAGATCCTGGAGAATACCCAGAAGATGTTCGTGTCTGTCTCCAAAGCGCTATTCATTATTACGA GCAAAATCTGGAGCTCATGCAAGAGCTAAACGATACAGCTGCACAAGGACGTGCATGTGGAAATCTTGGGAATACTCATTATTTGCTGGGTAATTTTCAGCAAGCTGTCTGTTACCATAAACAA CGTTTAAAAATTGCCCGTGAATTTGGAGACAAAGCAGCTGAAAGACGGGCAAATAGCAATCTTGGAAATTCTTACATATTCCTAGGTCACTTTGAAACTGCTGCCGATCATTACAA GAAAACGCTTGCTCTAGCTCAGGAACTTGGTGATCGTGCAATCGAAGCTCAAGCCTGCTATAGTCTTGGCAATACTTATACTCTTCTTCGAAATTATGAACAGGCCATAGAATACCATCTGAGACATTTGATAATAGCCCAACAGTTATTAGACCGTGTTGGGGAAG gacGAGCATGTTGGAGTCTAGGAAACGCTCATGCATCTTTGGGGAACCATGAAAAAGCACTATATTTTGCTAAAAAGCATTTAGAAATTTCAAAAGAG TTAGGTGACAATGTTGGTCAAGTCACCGCACAAATGAATGTGACGGATTTGCGTAAAATATTGGGAATGTCCGACCAGGAACTGTCACCCGACAGCATGGAGCTGATAAACACCTATCAGTCATCACCAGCGGTACATCGATATAGG ctGACTCCGGATGGCAAATCTAATTCCAACGCACATTTCAAACCGAATGCCAAG ACTGACACCGGGGAGGAAGAATCGTTCTTTGAACTTCTATCAAAATTCCAGTCTGAGAGAATGGACGATCAAAGGTGCTCTTTAGCTGTCTCGAAAACCAACAAAGAAACTGAAGAATACCATTCACTTCCGGTTACACTAAGTACAGCTGGCAACAGTgagaacaaagaaaatttgaacaatAACACTGCACCAACTTTGAGCGCAAACACCAATG GTGATGTTCAAGATGATCTGATTGATTTAATCGTGGGTATGCAGAGCAAGAGAATGGATGAGCAGCGTGTGGCTCTTCCGCACCTACCTGGCCTGTGTCCACCAGGATCGAAACAACATGATTCGATGCCAGATGACAACTTTTTGGACATGTTGATGCGGTGCCAAGGAGCGAGAATAGAGGATCAACGCAGCTCCTTGCCGCAGGAAGAGGATGGTGCCTCTCTACCACCCCAGCTCAACCAGAACAACCGAGGCGCCACCGTGCCGGATGAAGACTTCTTCTCACTCATCATGAGACTGCAGTCAGGAAGAATGGAAGATCAGCGAGCGTCAGTACCCAAGCCAAAAAAGTAA